A stretch of Fusarium poae strain DAOMC 252244 chromosome 2, whole genome shotgun sequence DNA encodes these proteins:
- a CDS encoding hypothetical protein (SECRETED:SignalP(1-18)): MKFSILATFTALVSSATAANQAVVINNCPTTIYVQSFPYNGAAPGALTALKPGQKFAENMRASGSTVKIATSRTLTKPLFFGYSSTSKPNYVYYEFSTEWGNPFANKHNILSPGSGCKKFDCRAGQAGCYSTPSFKKVFGCPSPTTVTATICAK, from the exons ATGAAGTTCAGCATCCTCGCTACTTTCACTGCTCTTGTCAGCAGCGCTACAGCTGCCAACCAAGCTGTTGTCATCAACAACTGTCCCACCACGATCTATGTTCAATCTTTCCCTTATAATGGCGCGGCTCCAGGCGCGTTGACGGCTCTCAAGCCAGGACAAAAGTTCGCTGAGAACATGCGTGCATCCGGCTCG ACTGTCAAGATTGCCACCAGCAGGACCCTCACTAAGCCTCTCTTTTTTGGATACTCTTCGACCTCCAAGCCCAACTATGTCTACT ATGAGTTCAGCAC TGAATGGGGAAACCCTTTTGCCAACAAGCACAACATCCTCAGCCCTGGCTCCGGTTGCAAGAAGTTCGACTGCCGTGCTGGACAGGCTGGCTGTTACAGTACGCCCTCTTTCAAGAAGGTTTTCGGGTGTCCAAGCCCTACCACTGTCACTGCTACGATCTGCGCCAAGTAG
- a CDS encoding hypothetical protein (SECRETED:SignalP(1-19)), producing the protein MRRSSAFFTIGALASQVQAATTRLLSGATIISWDDSNNEPRIIRDGHLLISGDRIKTVSTSEPSNLPNSTEKIDVTGQIITPGFIDTHRHGWQTAFKTIGSNTTLAEYFGRYGEFAAAPHFTADDVYWGQLVGLLEALNAGVTTSLDHAHHTWSNKTAYAGLNASIASGARVFWSYAFHDVPALDYTVRDQIPNFVEIAESDLFDNSNVELGISYDSFGPNPPDVAKEVADLAKDYNVSVITTHALAGPFGVNNLPEDVHALGLLNTSIPVVFSHGSFMTATGANLLRQTDQYLSITPESEMHYGHTHPHSYYIQDQAALGVDTHFTFSTDILTQARIWLQSARYYFFDKVLDNLEVPNKSPMSVDQAFYLATRAGGMALRRPDLGIIEEGAKADLIVWNAADSPALLGWVDPVAAVMLHASVADILHVMVDGEFVKKDGKLTASDYKETKKSFLKSAARIQKIYKEFEYPELEGEFNGGGFYYASPRIVSTETGLVEKGN; encoded by the coding sequence ATGAGACGTTCTTCGGCATTCTTTACTATCGGAGCTCTGGCAAGCCAGGTCCAAGCTGCCACCACTAGACTCCTGTCTGGTGCAACGATCATCAGCTGGGATGACTCCAACAATGAGCCCAGAATTATTCGTGACGGGCATCTTCTGATCAGTGGTGATCGCATCAAGACTGTCAGCACATCCGAGCCCTCGAACCTACCAAACAGCACAGAGAAAATCGATGTTACTGGCCAGATCATCACACCTGGTTTCATTGATACCCATCGTCATGGTTGGCAGACTGCCTTCAAGACAATAGGTTCAAACACTACACTGGCAGAGTACTTCGGTCGCTATGGCGAGTTTGCAGCTGCCCCTCACTTCACAGCTGATGATGTCTACTGGGGTCAACTGGTCGGACTACTCGAGGCTCTGAATGCTGGTGTGACTACTTCGCTTGATCACGCCCACCACACCTGGTCCAACAAGACTGCTTACGCTGGTCTCAATGCTTCTATCGCTAGTGGTGCTCGAGTGTTCTGGTCTTACGCCTTCCATGATGTCCCAGCACTGGACTATACTGTGCGCGACCAGATCCCCAACTTTGTTGAGATCGCTGAGAGCGACCTTTTCGACAACAGCAACGTTGAGCTTGGAATCTCATACGACTCTTTCGGACCCAACCCTCCTGATGTAGCGAAGGAGGTGGCCGACCTGGCCAAGGACTATAACGTCTCTGTTATCACGACACATGCTCTTGCTGGGCCCTTCGGTGTCAACAATCTCCCTGAAGATGTACATGCCCTCGGTCTCCTCAACACTTCCATCCCCGTTGTCTTCTCCCATGGTAGTTTCATGACAGCAACGGGTGCGAACCTCCTCCGCCAGACAGACCAATATTTGTCTATTACACCCGAGTCCGAGATGCACTATGGTCACACTCACCCACATTCATACTACATCCAAGACCAAGCCGCCCTCGGCGTCGATACTCACTTTACCTTCTCCACCGACATCCTCACACAAGCGAGAATATGGCTACAAAGTGCACGCTACTACTTTTTCGACAAAGTGCTCGACAACTTGGAGGTTCCTAACAAGAGCCCCATGAGCGTTGATCAGGCCTTTTATCTCGCTACCCGTGCTGGCGGTATGGCTTTGCGACGCCCGGACCTCGGTATCATTGAAGAGGGAGCCAAGGCTGACCTGATCGTCTGGAACGCGGCAGACTCACCCGCTCTTCTGGGCTGGGTTGATCCCGTGGCAGCTGTTATGCTCCATGCCAGTGTCGCTGATATTCTGCATGTCATGGTCGATGGAGAGTTTGTGAAGAAGGATGGAAAGTTGACTGCATCCGATTACAAGGAGACCAAgaagagcttcttgaagagcgCGGCCAGAATCCAGAAGATCTATAAGGAGTTTGAGTATCCTGAGCTTGAAGGGGAGTTTAATGGTGGGGGATTTTATTATGCTTCCCCAAGAATTGTTAGTACTGAGACTGGACTTGTCGAGAAGGGTAACTAG
- a CDS encoding hypothetical protein (TransMembrane:10 (i54-70o107-127i134-152o158-181i193-214o226-245i378-398o410-432i444-466o478-496i)), protein MSAKIEALATVSDHVEKAAVVDPVGIQKAIDAQDLTPKQQYQRLWTNLEKDKRYVFWSLYIMSLVFGWGYDQGLSGVAIAFPEFRKVYGEYYQVGDQYVIPALWQSLWNAASTIGQVFGAFLAGQFADWVGRKAVLWTAVALSLAASFALVFAPSLPILFVSKLLLGLSVGLSTVTPPLYVTENAPAALRSSLSSLTNVIIVLGFFLSSITGWGSSKIQGEWSFRLAFVMTFLVPTLFAIGLPFLPESPIWYVKKGRDDDARKAIVKLYGDSVDAEERLNFIKSELEVAAGEASMAKQTSWRAIFSKEHRSRTLVAVMGLQSQNFSGGYFANTYQTYYFELIGQADPFGLTAISSTLQFLSNCVAVTVSDVLPRRKSLVGGGTLLCCWSIIIAGASLAGTSNHAANTALLTFMITWSMLYTATVGCFGWAVAQETASQATRPKTIAFSLVCQQLTALMLSSVFPYFINPDQLNWGGKVMFLFVGAEVFILAALFWFQPETKNRTYHDIDCLYAGGVPPRKFSEFVVNDGTVVQKPKA, encoded by the exons ATGTCAGCTAAGATTGAGGCTCTTGCCACTGTATCTGACCACGTCGAAAAGGCAGCGGTCGTAGATCCAGTCGGAATTCAAAAGGCTATTGATGCCCAAGACCTCACCCCCAAACAACAATACCAACGTCTCTGGACGAACTTGGAGAAGGACAAACGTTATGTCTTTTGGTCCCTCTACATCATGTCCCTTGTCTTCGGATGGGGTTATGATCAAGGTCTCTCAGGTGTAGCCATCGCCTTTCCAGAGTTTCGCAAAGTCTATGGCGAATACTATCAAGTTGGCGACCAATACGTCATCCCAGCGCTGTGGCAATCTCTCTGGAACGCAGCCAGCACCATCGGTCAGGTTTTTGGAGCTTTCCTTGCAGGACAATTCGCAGACTGGGTTGGTCGAAAAGCTGTTCTTTGGACTGCTGTAGCGTTGTCCCTGGCTGCTTCTTTCGCCCTCGTCTTTGCTCCTAGCCTGCCCATCCTTTTCGTGTCCAAGCTCTTGCTCGGACTCTCGGTTGGCCTTTCAACTGTCACTCCTCCCCTCTATGTCACAGAGAACGCACCAGCCGCTCTCCGAAGTTCTCTCAGTTCTCTGACCAACGTTATTATTGTGCTGGGTTTCTTCCTCTCGTCCATTACTGGATGGGGCTCCTCCAAGATTCAAGGCGAGTGGAGCTTCCGACTTGCTTTTGTCATGACATTTCTTGTGCCGACACTATTTGCCATCGGCCTTCCGTTCCTACCCGAATCCCCTATTTGGTACGTCAAGAAGGGCCGAGACGACGACGCGCGAAAGGCTATCGTCAAGCTCTATGGTGATTCTGTCGATGCTGAGGAGAGactcaacttcatcaagtcAGAACTGGAAGTCGCCGCTGGCGAGGCCTCGATGGCGAAGCAGACCAGCTGGAGGGCCATCTTCTCCAAGGAGCATAGAAGCAGGACTCTCGTTGCAGTTATGGGGTTGCAATCACAAAACTTCTCTGGTGGTTACTTTGCaa ACACGTACCAGACCTACTACTTCGAGCTCATTGGCCAAGCCGATCCCTTCGGCCTCACTGCTATTTCTTCCACACTACAATTCCTCTCGAACTGCGTTGCCGTCACCGTTTCCGATGTCCTTCCTCGACGAAAGTCTCTAGTTGGAGGTGGTACACTTCTTTGCTGTTGGTCCATTATCATCGCTGGAGCCTCGCTAGCTGGTACATCGAACCACGCCGCTAATACCGCTCTCCTCACATTTATGATCACATGGTCTATGTTGTACACCGCCACCGTCGGTTGCTTCGGCTGGGCTGTCGCTCAGGAGACTGCTTCTCAGGCCACCCGTCCCAAGACCATTGCTTTCAGTCTCGTATGCCAGCAGCTTACAGCCCTCATGCTTTCGTCTGTGTTCCCATACTTCATCAACCCCGATCAGCTGAACTGGGGTGGAAAGGTCATGTTCTTGTTCGTCGGAGCTGAAGTTTTTATCCTCGCTGCTTTGTTCTGGTTCCAGCCTGAGACCAAGAACAGAACATATCATGATATTGACTGCTTGTATGCTGGCGGTGTTCCTCCTAGAAAGTTCTCTGAGTTTGTGGTCAACGACGGCACCGTCGTTCAAAAGCCCAAAGCTTAA
- a CDS encoding hypothetical protein (CAZy:GH13_40~CAZy:GH13_31~CAZy:GH13_29~CAZy:GH13_23~CAZy:GH13_17~CAZy:GH13~CAZy:GH13_30~CAZy:GH13_36~CAZy:GH13_16~CAZy:GH13_35~CAZy:GH13_20~CAZy:GH13_4~CAZy:GH13_2~CAZy:GH13_1) codes for MLDNNPPDRQWWKETVVYQIYPASFLDSNGDGLGDLPGIISKLDYIRSVGATAIWLSPIFKSPQHDMGYDVSDYRDIHAPYGSLQDVELLIKGCHERGIKLLLDLVVNHTSHEHEWFRESRSSRTSPKRDWYFWRDPKFDSNGNRKPPNNWSSIFGGSAWTFDEPTGQYYLSLFLPEQPDLNWANDDMRQATYADMKFWLDKGADGFRIDSMNLMSKHPDLPDAPITRPGSEFQPGDKYFASGPRMHEYIREMREEVIDKYDCMTVGELGFTKDEESVASYVARDRHELNMLFTGDIVDMDFGANHKYERDDFRLSKLKAITSRWQGAMPKFDGWNTVYMDNHDSGRSLSRYGSDLPQYRKEAAKMLAIYLGTLSGTLFLLQGQEIGMANVPESWKIEDYIDVEGLNYYKSQLEKRGPGADMSDVMREMRLKARDNGRLPMQWTADKNAGFSKGDKPWMRVNDDFKEWNVANQENDNDSVLSFWRQVLGLRQKEKDIFVYGHFTNLPEYENSEDVFAYTMTSYDGRSGLVLLNFSDKEQKVELKNGSWGKRLLGKNSDEFGEEGVLLRAYEGAVYLGC; via the coding sequence ATGTTAGACAACAACCCTCCGGACCGACAATGGTGGAAGGAAACTGTTGTCTACCAAATCTATCCAGCAAGCTTCCTTGACTCGAATGGTGATGGACTTGGTGACCTGCCTGGCATCatctcaaagcttgactACATTCGCTCAGTCGGAGCCACGGCCATATGGCTATCCCCAATCTTCAAAAGTCCTCAACATGATATGGGCTACGATGTTTCGGACTACCGCGACATCCATGCTCCATATGGATCCCTCCAAGacgtcgagcttctcatCAAGGGATGCCATGAGCGAGGCATTAAATTACTACTCGATCTTGTGGTCAATCACACTAGTCATGAGCACGAATGGTTTCGCGAATCACGTTCATCGAGAACATCGCCTAAGAGAGATTGGTATTTCTGGCGTGATCCCAAATTTGACTCGAATGGAAACCGCAAACCGCCCAACAATTGGTCTTCCATCTTTGGCGGTAGTGCTTGGACGTTTGATGAACCCACCGGTCAATACTACTTGTCGCTTTTTCTACCTGAACAACCTGACCTGAACTGGGCCAACGACGACATGCGTCAAGCAACATATGCCGACATGAAGTTCTGGCTCGACAAGGGCGCCGATGGTTTCCGCATTGACTCGATGAACCTCATGTCCAAGCACCCTGACCTCCCCGACGCACCCATCACACGGCCTGGTTCAGAATTCCAACCTGGAGATAAGTACTTTGCCAGTGGACCCCGCATGCACGAGTACATTCGAGAAATGCGAGAGGAGGTCATTGACAAGTATGACTGCATGACTGTCGGAGAGCTTGGCTTCACGAAAGACGAGGAGAGCGTGGCCAGCTATGTGGCAAGGGACCGACATGAGCTGAATATGCTCTTCACGGGAGACATTGTCGATATGGATTTCGGTGCCAACCACAAGTACGAAAGAGATGACTTTCGTTTATCGAAGCTCAAGGCCATCACTAGTCGTTGGCAAGGAGCTATGCCCAAGTTCGATGGTTGGAATACCGTCTACATGGACAATCACGATTCAGGTCGTTCTCTGTCACGATATGGATCAGATCTTCCACAGTACCGTAAAGAGGCAGCCAAGATGTTGGCCATCTATCTTGGTACTTTGAGTGGGACACTATTTCTTCTGCAAGGCCAAGAAATTGGCATGGCCAACGTTCCAGAATCCTGGAAGATTGAGGACTATATCGATGTTGAAGGACTAAATTATTACAAGAGTCAGTTGGAGAAAAGAGGTCCAGGCGCTGACATGTCTGATGTCATGAGGGAGATGAGACTCAAGGCGCGTGATAATGGAAGACTACCCATGCAGTGGACTGCCGACAAGAATGCTGGCTTCTCCAAGGGTGACAAGCCATGGATGCGTGTGAACGACGACTTCAAAGAGTGGAATGTTGCGAACCAGGAGAATGACAACGACAGTGTACTGTCGTTCTGGAGACAGGTCCTAGGACTTCGACAGAAGGAGAAAGACATCTTTGTCTACGGACATTTCACCAACTTACCTGAGTACGAGAACAGCGAAGATGTTTTTGCATATACCATGACTAGTTATGACGGAAGGTCAGGGCTTGTTCTGCTTAATTTCTCGGACAAGGAACAAAAGGTCGAGTTGAAGAATGGGTCATGGGGGAAGAGACTCCTCGGGAAGAACTCAGACGAGTTTGGTGAGGAAGGCGTCTTGCTCAGGGCTTATGAAGGCGCGGTATACTTAGGATGCTAA
- a CDS encoding hypothetical protein (SECRETED:SignalP(1-21)), producing the protein MRHHTAFGALALASFAGLAVAKAKGDGYYGYRLNRRGDDESAIYETENTNSGVAPLNEEPDVYLNANVSVGEISVEVKNITAKINLDAKVLNLLNFNAGVDLGIDRVKLGIYNVTAKVELEARLGNILRMVDDVLESIDLNPIIATLGDTVKDVVGDVGDVIGGGSGGGSGDGSSSEDPEAVEKRDLTIRLENNILYSMNDFSGSAHTNRVLTQDGFLYNIYLDNQGREKNRKEVGYYAKDMKFTGHNRTITVDEGVEYELQYTYSPYHGLNAYCNIYTDPAGKVLRTKIVAEAEGGGAATIANEEEADL; encoded by the coding sequence ATGAGACATCACACAGCATTCGGTGCCCTGGCCCTTGCCTCATTTGCAGGCCTTGCAGTTGCAAAGGCCAAGGGCGATGGCTACTACGGATACAGACTAAACCGTCGCGGCGACGACGAGTCTGCTATTTACGAAACAGAAAACACCAACAGCGGAGTTGCTCCTCTGAATGAGGAGCCCGATGTCTACCTCAATGCCAATGTCTCTGTTGGCGAGATTTCAGTCGAAGTAAAGAACATCACTGCCAAAATCAACCTTGACGCTAAGGTTCTCAACTTGCTCAACTTCAACGCCGGTGTTGATCTCGGCATCGATCGAGTAAAGCTCGGTATCTACAACGTCACCGCCAAGGTTGAACTTGAAGCTCGCTTGGGTAACATCCTTCGTATGGTCGATGATGTGCTTGAAAGCATTGACCTGAACCCCATCATCGCTACCCTCGGTGATACCGTCAAAGACGTCGTTGGTGATGTTGGCGATGTTATCGGCGGCGGGAGTGGAGGAGGCAGCGGAGACGGCAGCTCTAGTGAAGATCCCGAAGCTGTAGAAAAGAGAGATCTTACCATCCGTCTCGAGAACAACATCCTCTACTCCATGAACGACTTTTCCGGCTCAGCACACACAAACCGCGTCCTGACACAAGATGGCTTCCTTTACAACATCTACCTCGACAACCAAGGTCGTGAAAAGAACCGTAAAGAAGTCGGTTACTACGCCAAGGACATGAAGTTTACCGGACACAACAGAACCATCACCGTTGATGAAGGAGTTGAGTATGAGCTGCAGTACACATACTCGCCTTATCATGGCCTCAACGCCTACTGTAACATCTACACCGACCCCGCTGGAAAGGTTCTACGGACAAAGATTGTTGCTGAGGCTGAAGGTGGAGGCGCCGCCACGATTGCGAATGAGGAGGAGGCAGATCTATAA